The Rhea pennata isolate bPtePen1 chromosome Z, bPtePen1.pri, whole genome shotgun sequence genome includes a region encoding these proteins:
- the LMAN1 gene encoding protein ERGIC-53, protein MAARAQRRGPAAAALLVGALLALGRPPPARGQAAAAAEGGSAAAASPHRRFEYKYSFKGPHLVQADGTVPFWAHTGNAIPSADQIRITTSLKSQRGSVWTKNKSLFEYWEIEVTFRVTGRGRIGADGLAIWFTEEQGLEGPVFGAADKWNGVGVFFDSFDNDGKKNNPSVIVVGNNGRLLYDHQNDGSTQALASCQRDFRNKPYPVRAKITYYLKTLTVLINNGFTPDKEDYEFCARVEDMILPSQGYFGISAATGGLADDHDVLSFLTFQLTEPGKEVPTSDAEIPQKDKEKYQEEFEQFQQELDKKKEEFQKEHPDVQGQPADDFFETVGDRELRQIFEGQNRIHLEIKQLNRQLDMILDEQRRYVSAVTDEIAKRGAGVPDHQGQISQQEIDTVVKTQEEVLRQVNEMRSSVSDMLSLVSGAQHPGSAAGVYETTQHFNDIKEHLHVVKRDIEHLVQRNMPSNEKSKCPDLPPFPSCLSTVHFLIFVAVQTVLFIGYIMYRSQQEAAAKKFF, encoded by the exons ATGGCGGCGCgcgcgcagcggcgcggcccggcggcggcggccctgcTCGTGGGCGCGCTGCTGGCGctcggccgcccgccccccgcccgcggccaggcggcggcggcggcggagggcggctcggcggcggcggcctcgccGCACCGGCGCTTTGAGTATAAGTACAGCTTCAAGGGGCCGCACCTGGTGCAGGCGGACGGGACGGTGCCGTTCTGGGCGCACACTGGCA ATGCCATACCAAGTGCAGATCAGATTCGTATAACAACATCGTTGAAAAGCCAAAGAGGATCAGTATGGACAAAGAACAAATCATTATTTGAATACTGGGAAATTGAGGTGACGTTTCGAGTTACAGGAAGAGGCCGCATTGGAGCTGATGGACTG GCCATCTGGTTTACAGAAGAACAAGGCTTGGAAGGTCCTGTTTTTGGGGCAGCTGATAAATGGAATGGTGTTGGAGTCTTCTTTGATTCTTTTGACAATGATGGAAAG aagaacaATCCTAGCGTGATTGTTGTAGGCAACAATGGAAGACTTCTCTATGACCATCAGAA TGATGGTTCCACACAAGCACTGGCATCCTGTCAGAGGGACTTTCGTAACAAACCCTATCCTGTCCGAGCAAAGATTACATACTACCTAAAAACACTGACT gtgCTAATTAACAATGGCTTTACTCCAGATAAAGAAGACTATGAATTCTGTGCAAGAGTGGAAGATATGATTTTGCCATCACAAGGGTATTTTGGAATATCTGCAGCCACAGGGGGACTTGCAG aTGACCACGATGTCCTGTCTTTCCTGACCTTCCAACTGACTGAACCTGGCAAGGAAGTA CCTACATCAGATGCAGAAATTCCTCAAAAAGATAAAGAGAAGTATCAAGAAGAGTTTGAACAATTTCAGCAAGAACtggataaaaagaaagaggaatttcaAAAGGAACATCCTGATGTGCAAGGACAGCCAG CGGatgatttttttgaaactgtGGGTGATCGTGAACTGAGGCAAATCTTTGAAGGACAGAATCGGATTCATCTTGAAATCAAACAGCTTAATAGACAATTAGATATGATTCTGGATGAGCAGAGGAGATATGTCTCTGCAGTGACAGATGAGATTGCCAAAAGAGGAGCTGGTGTTCCAGATCATCAAGGACAG ATTTCTCAGCAAGAGATTGATACAGTTGTGAAAACTCAAGAAGAGGTCCTTAGACAAGTGAATGAAATGAG AAGTTCCGTATCTGACATGCTGAGTTTGGTCAGTGGAGCTCAAcatcctggctctgctgctggagTCTATGAAACAACTCAGCACTTCAATGACATCAAAGAACACCTTCATGTAGTAAAGAGGGACATTGAGCATTTAGTACAACGAAATATG cCATCTAATGAGAAATCAAAATGTCCAGACTTGCCGCCGTTTCCATCCTGTTTATCTACAGTGCACTTCTTAATATTTGTAGCAGTGCAAACAGTGTTATTCATTGGCTATATCATGTATAG gagtcaacaagaagcagcagccaaaaaGTTCTTTTGA